CAGGGCGAGAACGCGATCTCTGGCTCGCTCCGATTACGATTCGAGGTCCACTCGCCGATCCGAACTACGGTCTCGATGTGACACGCTTTACCCGGGAAGCGCCTCAACCATAATGAGTGCCCGAAATTTTATAATGTACTTTATTAATTATATTTCTAATCATTTTGTTTTTTATAAAAATAGCTTGATTATGATGTCAATATAATCGTTCAGTCGGTCGCAACAACTCCGCACTGCACCGCCACCATCGTCTACGTATCGTCCCGTATTCAGACGATGAAAAACGAATAATTGTGGTGAGAAAACCGATTGGTAACGGAGTTTTAGCCACACGTGGCGCATTATCCTGCTATATTGTGACTATGGGATTTCTAATCTGCATTACCGGTAGGAAACGGATGCTAGAAATTTCTTATAAATGCTATATATTTCGTACAGATAGGGCGTTTTCAAAAACCCTTTTATGAAGGCAAGACGCCAGGACACGACACCATGATTTATCCTATCGATCGGCGTATATACGAATCGCTGCATTCCTCCCTGATGCGCAAAAGCAACGCTGTCTGTACGGCACTGCTGCTGGCAGGCACCCCGGCACTGGCCGAGCAGCCTAGCGAGATCCCTGGAGCGGGAACGGCGGCAGGTAACTCCGTAAGTAAGGATTACCTGCTCTTCGACGACCCCCAATCCAGTGATCCGCTGTTCCGTCGGGACTCCAGTTTCGGCATGTCGGTACTGGATACCCCGGTTCTGAAGGCAGGAGTCCAGGGAGGGCAACGGACCAGTCGGGAGGGTTACTCCAGCTCGGCAGTCTCCCTGATCGGCGAAGAGTCGACCGAGGTCGGGGTCTACACCCTCGGGACCTTCGGAAACTACACGCTGGGCTCAAGGGTGAACTCCGATCTCAATCCGGAAAGTAGCGGTCTGTCAGGCGAGTTGATGGCGGGGTACCAGGCAAACCTCACGCAACGCCTGAACATGAACTTCGGCGTGGGAACCACCTGGGCAAACCAGGACTACATGGATCACTACTACGGTGTCGACGCGACCAGGGCCCGCAGCACGGGGCTGTCCGAGTATCAGGCCGAGGCGGGTTTTCAGAACGCGGCCCTGCAGATGTCCGCCTGCTTCCAGTTCACCGACATGTGGTCCATGGGCGCAAAGGTCGGTTACCTTCGCTACCTGGGTGACGCGGTAAACAGCCCGCTGCTCGACACCGAAGAACGGGAGGGGGACGTCGTGACCGGGGTCGAATTCAAGTACCAGCCCCCAGGGCTCGCAACGGGTTCCTCCACGAACCAGTACCGGCCTAACTGCGGTATTCGCTGATCCGTTACCTGCCTACCTTCCGTAAGGCAGATCCGCTCTTACCGAATGGCCCCTGCCCCGCGGCAGGGGCCATTTTTTTTTAAATGCACCGCCGTCGCACGGAGCCTTTCCGGATCGAAGGCGAATCATTCCGCTCAGGTCTCCCTGCACCCCCAATCGCCGGCACGTTCCGGTGGGATAGGCAGACACAAGGCGCACAATCCCATCCTTCGCGCGATGCCTTGGAAAAACCTCCCCAACTCGCTGCCGGCAGCGGAAGATACGGCCCTGAGTTTACGATTTTCATGATAGGCAGTCGCACATTTTTCTTTATATTCCTGTGACGGTTAAACTCCTGCGAAAATCGCTGATTAACTTATCAACCTGTCCAATTTTCGGGATCCACTTCAGAATTAATGGACCCTACCACCGGAACCGATAAATGTCAGATCTGCTGTGAACAACTCAAAATGACAAACGGGAGTTAGTCAATGGCAGGCGCTCTAAATCAAACTGCTATTCAAAACCAGAGCTTGACCGCCATCAGCAGCAGCACCAGGGAGAGGACACGTTTGACAATCCCTTCCCCTCCCTTCACCGAAACATGCGCGGACCACCAGGCGCCGAGCCCCATACCCGCGGAAAGTACGACCGCCGCGATCCAGTCGACATTGCCGGTTGCCACGAAGATCGAGATCACGGGCAGTGAGTAAAAGAAGACAATAAACACCTTGTGCATGTTGACGCGCACGAGGTCCAGTCCGCCCAGCATTCGCAGCGCCCACATCAAAAGGAACCCAACTCCGGCCTGCACGAATCCGCCGTAGAATCCGATCCCTATCATCACCGGAACCGTAAGGCGCCGCCGCCAGCGGTTTTCTGAATCGCTGTTCCCACCGATTCTGCCGTCGAACAACAGCGATGCCACGATGAACAACATCACCATGCCAAGCACCTTCTCGAAGAGCGCGTCGTCGATGCGCGAGGCGTAGAACGCCCCCAGCACTGCGCCCGGCAGAGTCAACAGTGCGAGGCCTAGACTGGTACGAAATTCGGAGTAACTTCGCTTGTGATAGGAGGCGACGGCCGAACCGGCCTCGGCCAGGATCGCGATGCGATTGGTGCCATTGGCCACCGACGCATCCATGCCGAAGAAGATCAGCAAGGGAAGGGTCAGTGCGGAACCGCCACCGGCCATGACGTTGACGAAACCGGAACCGGCCCCAGCCGCGAAGATGGCGGCATATTGCAGCGTGGTGAGTGGTTCCATGCGGTGCCCGGTTCCTTACACCTTTCCCCGAAGAGTGGTTAGGCGATTTCTGTCAAATGACATACCATCCTGCTTGTCTTTTCGTTCGTCCTCTGTGTTGCGACAACAGTGACATAGTTCGACTATGTGCCTGTTGTCGCGCCTTGATGACGAACGAAAATCCGGCGCAATCTGGTACGCCATTTTCCGGCAATCGCCTTAGGCATCTGTTCTTTTCCTCGCCCCTGGAAGGGGGGAGGCGAGGTGGGGGGTCGAGACTATCAACAGGCACCGTATATGTCTCGCGATATGTCTCGCGCTCCCACCCCCATCCCGACTTTCCCCCTCGAGGGGGAAAGAGCTGAGAGGGATCGACTACGATTCCTCGTGGCACCTCGGCGCGTTGGCGCAGATTGATTCGTCGCGCCAGATCTGCAGCGTGGCGTGTCCGATCTCGTACCGGTTACGAAGAACGGTGACGATTTCGCACAGCTTGCAGTCGTCGATACGACCCTCCGTGTCGACCAGGTGCGCGGTGAGCGCCGTTTCGGTCGTGCTCAGTGCCCAGATGTGAAGATCGTGTACGGAGGCTACGCCGGGCACCCCACCCAGATACTCAACGACGTCGCCCGCGTCGATGTGCGACGGGACCGCGTCCATGGCGAGATTGATCGAGTCTCGCAGCAGGCTCCAGGTCCCGAAGAGGATCACCACCGTGATCACCAGGCTGATCACTGGATCGAGCCACAGCCAGCCGGTCACCAGGATCGCCGCGGCGGCCAGCACCACGCCCACCGATACGGCGGCATCGGCGGCCATGTGCAGGTAGGCTGCCCGCACATTCAGGTCCCGCCCCTTCCCCGCCACGAACATGAGTGCCGAAACGGCGTTGATGACCGCGCCGATCCCGGCCACGATAACGACGGTCCGCGCATCTACCACCACTGGATGCACCAGCCGGATGGACGCCTCCCAGGCGATGGCTCCCATCGCCAGGACAAGCAGCAGGGAACTGAATACGGAAACAAGTATGGTCGCCCTGCGTGCACCATAGGTTCGGCGCGCGGTTGGCCTGCGTTGCGCGAGCAGGTTGGCCCCCCAGGCGAGCAGCAGGGCCAGGACGTCGCTGAAGTTATGCCCGGCATCCGCGATCAGCAGCAATGATCCGGTATAGAACCCGAACGCGGCCTCGACGATCACATAGATGACGTTCAGCGCGGTGGCATATGCAAACGCCCTGCCCGCATCAAACGCCCCGTGGCTGTTACTGTGGCCGTGTCGATGATGATGATGATAATAATGGTGGTGATGATGATGATGATGATGACCCATTCCGATATCTTGACGAGACACAGGATAATTGCATCGAGTCAATCAAGCCTGCGCGAAATACGCATCCAGGTATGTCTCGAAGCTCTGGTCGTCGGCGGCCTCCATCTCTTCCTGTCGCCGTCGCGAGGCAGCGGCCAGCTCGACGAATTCCCGCCGCGTCGATTCCTCCAGCACCTGATGCGCGAAATGCGCGCGGCATGTCTCTGCCAGGTAGCGGCCGTATTGATGAAATCCCTCCCCTCGCTCGCGCATTTCGCGAAGCATCCTTGCCGAGGGTGTGCGCTCGGGGTCGAGCAGGGCATTGCGCTGTTCCTCCAGGGCCGACCGATAGGGTAGATCGGGATCACCGTCGTCCAGAACCTCGCAGATCCCCACCATGGCGTCCAGCACCTCCAGCCCCCAGGACCGAACCGTCATTTCCCGCCCGTTGCGCCGCAGCTTGAGCTCAGGGTCGCGTCCGTGGTGGGCCGCCGCAATGTCGTTGGCGTCGATCTCGCGGACCTCCTTGACACCCAGGCGCGGGCTTTCTTTCAGAAGACACTGAAGCATGAGCGCCTCCAGGAATCGCATGGTCGACTCGTTCATGCCCAGCGGATCGAAGGGGTTAACATCGAGCGACCGCAGCTCCACGTAGCGCACTCCGCGTTCCCGCAACGCAAGCGTCGGCTTCTCGTTACCCCTCGGTATTTGCTTGGGCCTGACCGTACTGTAGTACTCGTTCTCGATCTGAAGGATGTTGCCGTTGAGCTGGCGGTATTCCCCGTCTACGACCACACCAATCTCGGTGTAACGCGGGCAGGGCGTCTCGATCGCCCAGGTGAGACTCGCGATATAGATGTCGATATTGTCGTAGCGAGCCTTGAATCCACTCTCGTAGGCCTTATTGTTCTGATAGCCGATGTCACCCATGCGCAGCGAAGTCGCGTAGGGATAATGGTAGGTCGTATCGTCGAACCATGCCATGTCCGTCGGCTGATCGCCGACGAAGGTCATGCAGACCGCCGGAGAGGCGCCGAACAGATAGGGGATCAGCCAACCTACCCGCTGCAGGTTGCGAATCATCCCGAAGTAGAACTGATCGATGAACTCGAGCAGCGGGCGTGTGTCCTTTTCCATCACCTGGAACACCGGCCACAGCGCCTCGTTGCAGGAATAGTTGAAATGCACCCCGGCGATGGATTGCATGACCCGCCCGTAGCGATGACCCAGGCCGACCCGATAGACGTGTTTCATGCGCCCGGCGTTGGAGGTTCCATACCGGGCGATCGGCACGCCCTGCTCTCCCGAGACGACGCAGGGCATGCTTGCCACCCACAGGAACTCGTCCCGCAGGATGCGCTGGGTCCACAGCTGCAGGTCGTGCATGAAGTCGAGCCCGGCCCGGATATCGGGCATCGGCGGGGTGATCAGCTCGAGTTGCGATTCGGAGAAATCGGTCGTAATCCAGGGGTGCGTCAATGCGGAACCGAGTTCCGCGGGGTGCGGGGTCTGGGCAAGGCTTCCGTCGGCGGCCACACGAAGGGCCTCTCTCTCGAGACCGATCAAACCGCCGCGCAACAACCCCTGCTGGCGGGCGTTGACGAGACGCGCAAGCCGCTGTTCTACTTCCGGGTAAACCATGGACTAATTCATCCTGACTCGAAGGGCGCTGCCGGGAATCGTACTGGACGCCGAACCGTGTGTTTCAGCGGGAAGGGAGACTGCGGCCGGCGTTTCGGGGTCGACTCGTCATCTCGGGACACGGTCCCGGATCAGGGGAACGAAGGTCACCGATTCGAGCGTCTTCTGCTGGAAACACTCCGGTGCGCGGGTGATCAACTGTAGCTTCTGCACGTCCCGACTACTTCCGATGGGTACTATCATACGCCCCCCCAGGGCGAGTTGCTCCAGCAGCGCCGCGGGCACCTCCTCGGGGGCGGCCGTGACCATGATGGCCTCGTAGGGGGCGTAGCGTTCCCAGCCCAAAGAACCGTCGCAGATGTGGTAACGGACGTTGTGCAGACCGAGTTCGCGGATGCGCTCGCGCGCCTGCATCGACAGCTCGGGGATCCGTTCCACGGTGTAGACACGCTGAACCAGTTGCGCGAGCAACGCGGCCTGATAACCCGAGCCCGTGCCGACCTCCAGCACGCTGGCCGGTATGCCGTCTTTCAACAGGGCCTGGGTCATGAGGGCGACGATATACGGTTGCGAGATGGTCTGTCGATGCCCGATCGGCAGCGCCGTATCCTCATAGGCGCGGCTGGCCAGGGCCTCGTCCACGAACAGGTGTCGCGGGGTGCTGCGGATCACGTCCAGCACCCTGGGATCCAAAATCCCCTCGTCCCGCAGTCTTGCCACCAGCCGGTCCCGGGTGCGCTGGGAGGTCATGCCGATCCCCCCGATCAGGTGCCGTCGCGCCACGCGCAGCCCTCCAGCCAATCGCCGACACGCTCGATGGCATTGTACCGTGTCAGGTCCACCTGAATCGGGGTCACTGATACATAGCGGTGTTTGATTGCATGAAAATCGGTGCCGGGTCCCGCGTCCTGCTCGGGACCCGCCGCGCCGACCCAGAAACAGACCCGCCCCCGGGGGTCCACCGAACGGACAACCGGCTCGGCCTTGTGCCGGAATCCCAGGCGCGTACCCTGGATACCCGCGATCTCCTCGAGCGGCAGGTCCGGCACGTTGACGTTGAGGATGATGTCCGAGGGCAGCGGAGCAGTCTCCAGATGACGCACGAGACAGACGGTTATGGCCGCGGCCGCAGAAAAGTTCGCGGGTGAAGGATCCTGTGAGGCCAGCGATACCGCGATGGCGGGCTTTCCCAGGGATCTTCCCTCCATCGCAGCGGCGACGGTGCCCGAATAGATCACGTCATCGCCCAGGTTCGCCCCGGCGTTGATCCCGGAAACCACCATGTCGGGTTCGGCATCCAGCAGGCCGGTGATGGCCAGATGCACACAGTCGGTGGGCGTCCCGTCGGTACTGATGTATCCGTCCGGGCCCTCGGTCACCCGCAGCGGCCTGTCAAGGGTGAGCGAGTTACTTGCCCCGCTTCGGTTTCTGCTCGGCGCGACGACGGTCACGCGGGCGATCCCGCCCAGCGCCCCGGCGAGTTCGCGAATTCCGGGGGCCTGGAAGCCGTCGTCGTTGCTGACCAGAATATGCATCTCGCTGCGCCGGATCGAAATGATTCCCGGGAGATCATACTATATCGCGAGCCATTCACCGGACTTCCCCGAACGAGATGTCGAAAAACCCGCGAGAGCCGAAAGACGGGCAGACACGATTCGCCGACCTCGTGCCGGACGTCAGGCCACTGCGTACCGATCGGGTGCACGTCCGGGGACCGAAACCGCGCCCCGTCCCGTTTCAGAAGCTTCGCGACGAAGCGCGGGTGATGCGCGAGCTGCTGAGCGATGACTACGATCCGGAAGTGGCCCAGCCCGGCGACAGCCTGCTCTATCATCGTCCCGGCGTTCAGCATCGCGTCATCCGTCAACTGCGTCGCGGCCAGTTCCGTATCGAGGCGGAACTCGACCTGCACGGGCTGAGCGCACATGCGGCGCGCGCCGAGCTTTCAAGCTTCCTGCACGACGCAGAGCGCGAGGGACTACGTTGTGTGCGGATCATTCACGGCAAGGGGAACCGGTCGTCCAATCGCGGCCCGGTCCTCAAACCGCGTGTCAATCAATGGCTGAGGCAACGTGGCGAGGTCCTTGCGTTTTCCTCCGCGGTGCCGACCGACGGCGGTACGGGGGCGCTCTACGTCCTGCTGAAACGGCACTGAATCGCCGGGCCGGGGTCACTCCCCCAGGGAACGCCCGCTTTGCGCCGCTCGCGTAGCCGCCTGCACGCGAGGAGAACCCTCGACATCCACCCGGGGCGACTCGAAGTTGCGGTAACCACTGATCATACCTGAGATGTCCCCGCCCGGCCCGTGAAGGTCGTGCATCACGACGGCCGCAAGGTGCAGCAATGTGAACATGGCGATGAACTGCGCCATCAACGCGTGCACGGCCAGCGCATCGACCCCAACTGTCGCGACATTGTAGGAAACCAGAAACCCCGTCAACGCCTGAGCGCAGAGGAGCCCCAGAACCAGTAGGTAGACCGGCACCCACAGCGGATTGTGGGCATACCAGCGCGGCAGCTCGGCCCTGCCGAGGCTGAGGTAGAAGCGCAGCGTCAGAACTACGCTTCGGTATTGTCTCGGATCCGGCAGGAGGTCGCGCCAGCGCGTCGGGCTGCCGCCAGTGAACAGGAGCCAGATGCGCACCGCGAGCCCCAGCGTAAACGCCCAGGCGGAGAACAGGTGGAAGTCCGTTGCGGCCGTGCCGAGGTACCGGCCCGACCCTACCAGCCATCCCGTGACCATCAGAGCCAGGGTCCCCAGCGCGATCAGCCAGTGCGCGACCCGAAGCGAGCCCGGCCACACCCTGGCTCGCCGAATCCGGTCGATCACGTTGGGCATCGCGCTACCCTATACTTAAAGATGTTGTCCAATGTCATGTGAGATCCGTTCATGGTTCGACTGCTTCCACACCTCATCTTCTTGCTGGCCTTCTGCGCCATTCCAGGCGATGCGCTCGCCACGGGCGCCATGCGCTGCGGCCAATGGGTGATCAGCAGCGGGGACTCCATCGTCACTGTGATCTCCCGTTGCGGCGAGCCACTGTACAAGGAAGTTATCTCCGGCGGCGAGGGATCGCGCGGTCAGCGGGTCGAACAATGGACCTATTCGCAGGGGCGGAACCGCTTCATCAAGATCCTGGAGTTTCGTAGCGGAATACTCGTCAGCATCCGCAGCGGCAAACGATTGTAGCGTCCCTGCCCCGTTCCTGCTCAGATCCGATGCCGCTCGGCGAGGAACCGTTTGAGCATCGCAATCAGCGCCACACCCAGCAGTACCCCCGTCGTGTTCGCCACCATGTCCAGCAACTCGAACTTCCGGAAAGGGATGAAATACTGAACGCATTCCATGAGGAACGAATAGCCCACGCAGATCAGGATGGCCTTTACGGTCCCCATTCTGGGAAACGCAATCTTGAGCACGACGAGCATGGTGAAGTAGGCCAGCAGATGCGACATCTTGTCCGATATCGAATGCAGGAAATCGCGGTGTGGCCGCCGAAGCGAAAGGTAGGTGATGGTGACGACGACACCCGCGAGGGTTGCGTACGAAAACGTCTTGCGAGTGATTCTCACGGTGTGTGAGTCCGCGGGAGCGGTATCATGAGGCAATTCCCTGGGGAGAGAGCTCGGGTTTCGATACGCCAGTCACGCAAACCTCGTGCGCGGTCGGCCAAAGGGCCGGCGCGAAGGCCGGCCCCCGCACGAGGCACGCGCCGGGGGTTATTCCGCGGCGGTTTCCGGTGTTTGGATCGACCGGCCGGATTCACTCAGATATTCCCCGGCCTGTTGCATCTTTTCGCCGGTGTATTCCGTGGCCTTGCCGGCCGCTTCCTTGGATACGCCGTAGGCGTCGGCGGCCACGTCCTTGGTCACATCATATGCGTCCGATGCGACTTCCTTGGTCGCCTCGACGGCCTTGCCGGTGGCGTCCTTGGTTGCCTCGATGGCTTGGGTGGTGTTCTCGTTGTTCATCTTGTCGCA
The nucleotide sequence above comes from Gammaproteobacteria bacterium. Encoded proteins:
- a CDS encoding MipA/OmpV family protein, whose translation is MRKSNAVCTALLLAGTPALAEQPSEIPGAGTAAGNSVSKDYLLFDDPQSSDPLFRRDSSFGMSVLDTPVLKAGVQGGQRTSREGYSSSAVSLIGEESTEVGVYTLGTFGNYTLGSRVNSDLNPESSGLSGELMAGYQANLTQRLNMNFGVGTTWANQDYMDHYYGVDATRARSTGLSEYQAEAGFQNAALQMSACFQFTDMWSMGAKVGYLRYLGDAVNSPLLDTEEREGDVVTGVEFKYQPPGLATGSSTNQYRPNCGIR
- a CDS encoding sulfite exporter TauE/SafE family protein, whose product is MEPLTTLQYAAIFAAGAGSGFVNVMAGGGSALTLPLLIFFGMDASVANGTNRIAILAEAGSAVASYHKRSYSEFRTSLGLALLTLPGAVLGAFYASRIDDALFEKVLGMVMLFIVASLLFDGRIGGNSDSENRWRRRLTVPVMIGIGFYGGFVQAGVGFLLMWALRMLGGLDLVRVNMHKVFIVFFYSLPVISIFVATGNVDWIAAVVLSAGMGLGAWWSAHVSVKGGEGIVKRVLSLVLLLMAVKLWF
- a CDS encoding cation diffusion facilitator family transporter; this encodes MGHHHHHHHHHYYHHHHRHGHSNSHGAFDAGRAFAYATALNVIYVIVEAAFGFYTGSLLLIADAGHNFSDVLALLLAWGANLLAQRRPTARRTYGARRATILVSVFSSLLLVLAMGAIAWEASIRLVHPVVVDARTVVIVAGIGAVINAVSALMFVAGKGRDLNVRAAYLHMAADAAVSVGVVLAAAAILVTGWLWLDPVISLVITVVILFGTWSLLRDSINLAMDAVPSHIDAGDVVEYLGGVPGVASVHDLHIWALSTTETALTAHLVDTEGRIDDCKLCEIVTVLRNRYEIGHATLQIWRDESICANAPRCHEES
- the gshA gene encoding glutamate--cysteine ligase — encoded protein: MVYPEVEQRLARLVNARQQGLLRGGLIGLEREALRVAADGSLAQTPHPAELGSALTHPWITTDFSESQLELITPPMPDIRAGLDFMHDLQLWTQRILRDEFLWVASMPCVVSGEQGVPIARYGTSNAGRMKHVYRVGLGHRYGRVMQSIAGVHFNYSCNEALWPVFQVMEKDTRPLLEFIDQFYFGMIRNLQRVGWLIPYLFGASPAVCMTFVGDQPTDMAWFDDTTYHYPYATSLRMGDIGYQNNKAYESGFKARYDNIDIYIASLTWAIETPCPRYTEIGVVVDGEYRQLNGNILQIENEYYSTVRPKQIPRGNEKPTLALRERGVRYVELRSLDVNPFDPLGMNESTMRFLEALMLQCLLKESPRLGVKEVREIDANDIAAAHHGRDPELKLRRNGREMTVRSWGLEVLDAMVGICEVLDDGDPDLPYRSALEEQRNALLDPERTPSARMLREMRERGEGFHQYGRYLAETCRAHFAHQVLEESTRREFVELAAASRRRQEEMEAADDQSFETYLDAYFAQA
- a CDS encoding protein-L-isoaspartate(D-aspartate) O-methyltransferase: MGMTSQRTRDRLVARLRDEGILDPRVLDVIRSTPRHLFVDEALASRAYEDTALPIGHRQTISQPYIVALMTQALLKDGIPASVLEVGTGSGYQAALLAQLVQRVYTVERIPELSMQARERIRELGLHNVRYHICDGSLGWERYAPYEAIMVTAAPEEVPAALLEQLALGGRMIVPIGSSRDVQKLQLITRAPECFQQKTLESVTFVPLIRDRVPR
- the surE gene encoding 5'/3'-nucleotidase SurE, whose protein sequence is MHILVSNDDGFQAPGIRELAGALGGIARVTVVAPSRNRSGASNSLTLDRPLRVTEGPDGYISTDGTPTDCVHLAITGLLDAEPDMVVSGINAGANLGDDVIYSGTVAAAMEGRSLGKPAIAVSLASQDPSPANFSAAAAITVCLVRHLETAPLPSDIILNVNVPDLPLEEIAGIQGTRLGFRHKAEPVVRSVDPRGRVCFWVGAAGPEQDAGPGTDFHAIKHRYVSVTPIQVDLTRYNAIERVGDWLEGCAWRDGT
- a CDS encoding Smr/MutS family endonuclease, yielding MSKNPREPKDGQTRFADLVPDVRPLRTDRVHVRGPKPRPVPFQKLRDEARVMRELLSDDYDPEVAQPGDSLLYHRPGVQHRVIRQLRRGQFRIEAELDLHGLSAHAARAELSSFLHDAEREGLRCVRIIHGKGNRSSNRGPVLKPRVNQWLRQRGEVLAFSSAVPTDGGTGALYVLLKRH
- a CDS encoding cytochrome b/b6 domain-containing protein; translated protein: MPNVIDRIRRARVWPGSLRVAHWLIALGTLALMVTGWLVGSGRYLGTAATDFHLFSAWAFTLGLAVRIWLLFTGGSPTRWRDLLPDPRQYRSVVLTLRFYLSLGRAELPRWYAHNPLWVPVYLLVLGLLCAQALTGFLVSYNVATVGVDALAVHALMAQFIAMFTLLHLAAVVMHDLHGPGGDISGMISGYRNFESPRVDVEGSPRVQAATRAAQSGRSLGE
- a CDS encoding DUF2845 domain-containing protein; this encodes MVRLLPHLIFLLAFCAIPGDALATGAMRCGQWVISSGDSIVTVISRCGEPLYKEVISGGEGSRGQRVEQWTYSQGRNRFIKILEFRSGILVSIRSGKRL
- a CDS encoding VanZ family protein, whose amino-acid sequence is MRITRKTFSYATLAGVVVTITYLSLRRPHRDFLHSISDKMSHLLAYFTMLVVLKIAFPRMGTVKAILICVGYSFLMECVQYFIPFRKFELLDMVANTTGVLLGVALIAMLKRFLAERHRI